One segment of Carya illinoinensis cultivar Pawnee chromosome 13, C.illinoinensisPawnee_v1, whole genome shotgun sequence DNA contains the following:
- the LOC122292434 gene encoding uncharacterized protein LOC122292434 produces MASYLSSTTRIPCFSSSISRGTTPSTSVPLIRLSIQTRIPTCTVTVKCESKEPPAEIGLPAAKSSNSKLEIGSPVIVIEAPQMIKTAASVPCLRVNSGLVKPGDVGRIVSRKPKDVWAVRLAIGTYLIDGKYFKPLELGDK; encoded by the exons ATGGCATCATATCTCTCTTCTACTACAAGAATTCCCTGCTTCTCCTCCTCCATCTCTCGTGGCACTACTCCTTCAACCTCGGTACCGTTAATCCGCCTAAGCATTCAGACTAGAATTCCAACATGTACGGTTACAGTGAAATGTGAATCGAAAGAGCCTCCAGCTGAGATAGGGTTACCTGCGGCAAAGAGTTCAAACTCAAAGCTTGAGATAGGGTCCCCCGTTATTGTCATCGAGGCTCCCCAAATGATAAAGACCGCAGCATCAGTTCCATGCCTTAGAGTGAATTCTGGGTTAGTCAAGCCTGGAGATGTGGGAAG AATTGTGTCGAGAAAGCCCAAGGATGTATGGGCAGTTCGTCTTGCCATTGGTACCTATCTCATagatgggaaatatttcaagccTTTGGAGCTTGGTGATAAATGA